Proteins from a genomic interval of Chroococcidiopsis thermalis PCC 7203:
- a CDS encoding alpha-E domain-containing protein — translation MLSRVADSIYWLNRYVERAENVARFIDVNLTLLLDAPTGEAQQWKPLILTTGDLSLFQERYGEATAENVIQFLTFDREYSNSIASCLFAARENARSIREIISSEMWERVNAFYFLVKEAAQSHTVPEWSNFFAEVKLASHLFAGVMNATMTHNEGWHFGQIGRLLERADKTARILDVKYYILLPSAKDVGTTLDQLQWIALLKSASAYEMYRKWGRHRIAPTAVAEFLILNREFPRSIQFCLLQAEQSLHQITGTPIGTWQNPAERALGRSRSELEYITIEEIVNIGLHEFLDRIQHQINDVGDKIFTTFVAVDPV, via the coding sequence ATGCTAAGCAGAGTTGCTGATTCAATTTACTGGTTAAACCGCTATGTAGAAAGGGCAGAAAATGTTGCCCGTTTTATTGATGTTAATTTAACTCTATTGTTGGATGCTCCTACTGGAGAAGCGCAGCAGTGGAAACCTTTGATTTTAACTACAGGAGATTTATCATTATTTCAAGAACGCTACGGTGAAGCGACAGCAGAAAATGTGATTCAGTTCTTAACGTTCGATCGCGAATATTCTAATTCGATCGCTTCTTGCTTGTTTGCTGCTAGAGAGAACGCGCGATCGATCCGTGAAATTATTTCCTCGGAAATGTGGGAACGGGTAAATGCATTTTACTTCCTAGTCAAGGAAGCGGCTCAATCTCATACCGTTCCTGAATGGTCGAATTTTTTTGCTGAAGTCAAGCTAGCCAGTCACTTGTTTGCTGGGGTGATGAATGCAACCATGACGCACAATGAAGGTTGGCATTTCGGACAAATTGGACGTTTGTTAGAACGGGCTGATAAAACTGCTCGAATTTTAGATGTAAAATACTATATTTTGCTACCTTCAGCTAAAGATGTGGGGACGACTCTAGACCAGTTGCAATGGATAGCATTGCTAAAATCTGCGAGTGCTTACGAGATGTATCGTAAATGGGGACGACATCGCATTGCGCCTACAGCTGTAGCGGAATTTTTGATTCTCAACCGCGAATTTCCTCGTTCGATTCAATTTTGCTTACTCCAAGCAGAGCAATCGCTACATCAAATTACTGGAACTCCCATCGGTACTTGGCAAAATCCCGCCGAACGCGCACTCGGTCGATCGCGATCGGAATTGGAATACATCACAATTGAGGAAATTGTCAATATTGGACTGCATGAATTTCTCGATCGCATCCAGCATCAAATTAACGATGTGGGTGACAAGATTTTTACGACTTTTGTAGCGGTCGATCCTGTTTAA
- a CDS encoding circularly permuted type 2 ATP-grasp protein, translating to MRFDNYEPGDFYDELFVTKDKPRAEAIPLLERINSLPAGELQRRHQAAQIALMNMGVTFNVYSEGEGTERIFPFDIIPRIVSAEEWQSLEKGLKQRIFALNLFINDIYNEQKIIRDSVIPSELIESATGFLKPCIGLKPPGGIWCHITGTDLVRDRDGRWYVLEDNMRCPSGVSYVLENRRVMKSTFPKVFESMTIQPVEEYPSHLLETLLNLAPPQLYDPTVVVLTPGIYNSAYFEHSFLAQQMGVELVEGRDLVVADGYLQMRTTKGLKRVDAVYRRIDDDFIDPLAFRPDSLLGIPGLMEVYRAGRVGLANALGTGVADDKVIYAYVPAMIRYYLGEEPILSNVPTYLCWEPNQQAHVLANLDKLVVKAANESGGYGMLIGSSATPEQRQEFAEKIKASPRNYIAQPTLCLSRVPTILEDQFEGCHVDLRPYILYGKEIYVNPGGLTRVALRRGSLVVNSSQGGGSKDTWVVCK from the coding sequence GTGCGATTCGACAATTACGAACCAGGAGACTTTTACGACGAGCTATTCGTCACTAAAGACAAACCTCGTGCGGAGGCAATTCCACTGCTAGAAAGAATTAATTCTCTACCAGCTGGAGAATTACAACGGCGACATCAAGCAGCGCAAATTGCTTTGATGAACATGGGAGTCACCTTTAATGTCTACAGTGAGGGTGAAGGTACAGAAAGGATTTTTCCCTTTGACATCATTCCTCGCATTGTCTCAGCCGAAGAATGGCAGTCTCTAGAAAAGGGACTGAAGCAACGGATCTTTGCCCTGAACTTGTTTATCAACGATATTTATAACGAGCAGAAAATTATCAGAGATAGCGTGATTCCGAGCGAGTTAATCGAATCGGCTACGGGATTTTTAAAGCCTTGTATTGGACTAAAACCGCCTGGTGGGATCTGGTGTCATATTACCGGAACAGACCTAGTGCGCGATCGCGATGGTCGCTGGTACGTGCTAGAAGATAATATGCGCTGTCCTTCTGGCGTTTCCTACGTGCTGGAAAATCGTCGCGTCATGAAAAGCACTTTTCCCAAAGTCTTTGAGTCGATGACAATTCAGCCCGTTGAGGAATACCCCAGTCATTTACTAGAAACCCTACTCAACCTGGCTCCTCCTCAACTCTACGATCCAACGGTAGTTGTTTTAACACCAGGAATTTATAACTCAGCTTACTTCGAGCATTCCTTCTTGGCGCAGCAGATGGGTGTGGAGTTGGTAGAAGGACGAGATTTGGTAGTGGCGGATGGCTACCTACAAATGCGGACTACCAAAGGCTTAAAGCGCGTTGATGCCGTTTATCGCCGGATTGACGACGATTTTATCGATCCGTTAGCATTTCGTCCTGATTCTTTATTAGGTATACCTGGACTGATGGAAGTCTATCGTGCGGGTAGAGTGGGGCTGGCTAACGCACTAGGAACTGGTGTAGCTGATGATAAAGTCATCTACGCATACGTTCCAGCGATGATCCGCTACTATTTGGGCGAAGAACCGATTTTATCTAACGTTCCTACATACCTCTGCTGGGAACCTAATCAACAGGCTCATGTTTTGGCAAATCTCGATAAGTTAGTTGTCAAAGCAGCGAATGAATCTGGTGGCTACGGAATGCTCATTGGTTCTTCTGCCACCCCAGAACAACGCCAAGAATTTGCCGAAAAAATTAAGGCTAGTCCGCGCAACTACATTGCCCAACCAACTTTGTGTTTGTCTCGCGTGCCAACCATTCTAGAAGACCAATTTGAAGGCTGTCACGTAGACTTGCGACCGTATATCCTCTACGGCAAAGAAATTTACGTCAATCCAGGTGGACTAACCCGCGTCGCCCTTAGAAGAGGTTCTCTAGTAGTCAACTCCTCCCAAGGTGGAGGGAGTAAAGATACTTGGGTGGTATGTAAATGA
- a CDS encoding DUF1636 family protein: protein MNEKHTVFVCTTCASTWQDGKRVGVSGGQILFDRLTQLYEEWQLAPEFSLQAVECMSACNSPCVVTFAAAGKCTYVFGTLPAEDSAAAILECASKYHAKNDGLLPWSERPEPLKKGIVARVPPMSS, encoded by the coding sequence ATGAACGAGAAACACACTGTATTTGTCTGTACAACCTGCGCCAGTACTTGGCAGGACGGTAAACGAGTGGGAGTGAGTGGTGGTCAAATCTTGTTCGATCGCTTAACCCAACTTTATGAAGAGTGGCAACTCGCACCAGAATTTTCTTTACAAGCGGTGGAGTGCATGAGTGCGTGTAACTCTCCCTGCGTTGTGACGTTTGCGGCAGCAGGAAAGTGTACTTACGTATTTGGGACACTACCAGCTGAAGATAGCGCTGCTGCCATACTCGAGTGCGCTAGCAAGTATCATGCTAAGAACGACGGTCTGCTGCCATGGTCGGAGCGACCGGAACCACTGAAAAAAGGTATTGTGGCGCGAGTTCCGCCCATGAGTAGTTGA
- a CDS encoding primary-amine oxidase, which yields MLQILSQLFSKRRKQFWLSTAMFIVVAIAIGSIQISLARIVTPTHPLDSLTAQEITAAVALIKQKMPQQEIHFPIVALNEPDKTEVLNFKPGQPFRREVFAVVYDRSQNKTYEAVVSLKPKTKAKAAVLSSWQEIPGVQPAIMEPEYEIAAAVTKADPRWQAAMRKRGITDFKQVVVEGWAVGLVTEAEKSSGARLCRTLSYFKGDRWNYYGTPIEGVVATVDLNAKKLASFSDTGVVALSKENWDYDPRSLSPLRTAAKLLKILQPNGHTFKLNGNEVSWQGWKFRYMMHPRDGLILYQMQHEDGREFRPVMYRASLSEMVVPYGDPNPQWSFRNAFDVGEYNFGTLTNTQELGKEVPENGVLLDAVLADSQGKPYAMPDVIGIYEKDNGVLWKHYDYRSERKDVRRDRQLIVTTTAAIGNYDYAINWIFHQDGSLDVRADLHGIVLAQGSDSVTTANRDTYGKLIAKNIVGVNHQHFFNFRLDLDVDGEANMPMEMTVQSLPIGANNPQGNAFVAKDAPLTTEKSAVRDLSMAENRKWAIASTTRKNQLGAPTSYMLMPSGNTVFFPSQDATIRDRAGFATHHFWVTKYKPKELHAGGEYPNQSNSQQGLPTLVADNEPLIGQDLVAWYTFGTTHVPRPEDWPVMPVHHAGFKLMPVGFFTRNPAINLPESTPINHSS from the coding sequence ATGTTGCAAATTCTTTCCCAGTTATTCTCGAAGCGGCGAAAGCAATTTTGGTTATCTACAGCCATGTTTATCGTAGTCGCGATCGCCATCGGTTCGATTCAAATCTCTCTAGCTCGAATAGTCACCCCTACTCATCCACTCGATTCATTAACGGCACAAGAGATTACAGCAGCCGTTGCACTCATTAAACAAAAAATGCCCCAACAGGAAATTCACTTTCCCATCGTTGCTCTGAATGAACCAGATAAAACAGAAGTCTTGAATTTCAAGCCAGGGCAACCCTTCAGACGAGAAGTGTTTGCTGTGGTTTACGATCGCTCTCAAAACAAAACCTACGAAGCTGTTGTAAGTTTAAAACCGAAAACTAAAGCTAAAGCTGCGGTTTTATCATCCTGGCAAGAGATTCCTGGCGTGCAGCCAGCCATCATGGAACCAGAATATGAAATAGCAGCGGCAGTCACTAAAGCCGATCCGCGCTGGCAAGCAGCCATGAGGAAGCGAGGCATTACTGACTTCAAACAAGTTGTCGTTGAAGGCTGGGCAGTAGGGCTGGTGACTGAAGCAGAAAAGTCAAGTGGGGCGCGTCTGTGTCGCACGTTATCTTACTTCAAAGGCGATCGCTGGAACTATTACGGCACGCCAATAGAGGGAGTCGTTGCAACTGTCGATCTCAATGCGAAAAAACTGGCTAGTTTTAGCGATACGGGTGTCGTAGCTCTCTCCAAGGAAAATTGGGACTACGATCCGCGATCGCTTAGCCCCCTAAGAACGGCAGCCAAGTTACTAAAAATCCTGCAACCAAACGGTCACACCTTCAAACTCAATGGTAATGAAGTGAGTTGGCAGGGGTGGAAATTCCGCTACATGATGCATCCACGGGATGGCTTGATCCTTTACCAAATGCAGCATGAAGACGGTCGCGAATTTCGTCCAGTCATGTATCGTGCCAGCCTATCTGAAATGGTCGTTCCCTATGGCGATCCCAATCCGCAGTGGTCGTTTCGCAATGCCTTTGATGTCGGAGAATACAATTTCGGTACGCTAACTAATACTCAGGAACTAGGCAAAGAAGTTCCTGAAAATGGGGTATTGCTAGATGCAGTGCTAGCAGACTCGCAAGGCAAACCTTATGCCATGCCTGATGTTATCGGGATCTATGAAAAAGATAATGGCGTGTTGTGGAAGCACTACGATTATAGATCCGAACGCAAGGATGTCCGACGCGATCGCCAGCTCATTGTCACAACGACAGCCGCGATCGGTAATTACGACTATGCCATCAACTGGATCTTTCACCAGGATGGTTCTTTAGACGTTCGTGCTGACTTGCATGGAATTGTTCTAGCCCAAGGATCGGATTCTGTCACCACTGCAAATCGAGATACCTACGGCAAGTTAATCGCCAAAAACATTGTCGGTGTCAATCACCAGCACTTTTTTAACTTTCGGTTAGATCTGGATGTAGACGGTGAAGCAAATATGCCGATGGAAATGACGGTTCAATCCCTACCTATCGGTGCAAATAACCCTCAAGGCAATGCATTTGTTGCCAAAGACGCGCCGCTAACAACAGAAAAAAGCGCCGTCCGAGATCTCAGTATGGCAGAAAATCGAAAATGGGCGATCGCCAGTACGACTCGCAAAAATCAACTCGGCGCACCTACGAGTTATATGCTCATGCCATCTGGAAATACAGTCTTTTTTCCCAGCCAAGACGCAACAATTCGCGATCGCGCGGGCTTCGCTACTCACCATTTCTGGGTGACTAAGTATAAACCTAAAGAACTCCACGCTGGAGGAGAATATCCCAACCAAAGCAACTCCCAACAGGGCTTACCTACCCTTGTTGCGGATAATGAACCGCTTATAGGTCAAGACTTGGTAGCTTGGTACACGTTCGGTACTACCCACGTTCCTCGCCCTGAAGACTGGCCTGTTATGCCCGTTCACCATGCTGGTTTTAAGTTGATGCCCGTAGGGTTCTTCACGCGCAATCCTGCTATCAACTTACCAGAATCAACGCCCATCAATCACTCTTCCTAA
- a CDS encoding carbonate dehydratase, whose product MLKNAKSRLKLFVFLGLIVIIFTLNTIVVNVHSQGSTSLFEPFKIVVNSSFISPLDEFFGDVLIGRKVFIASNTIIRAEPDTRICIGDRTNFQDNILFLVLRRNTAPPSACAAKSSSTGERVSIAHQANIENSQIGNFTFIGFHTRLRNVVLEDGAFILHGAILSNVRIGKNRLVPIGAVITTQAQADALPLKTEANSKFQEEVLEVNAEFAENYSHLYEEAGFDAVTGVSTAPKTSWNPKPVKPTIGQNVKLDEFARIVGDVRLGNNSTVGQRTSIRADEGTPIIIGENAQIEDRVTFHALKGTSIHIGKNLDTSDNIVFHGPLEVGDNLTIGDDTVLFRSKVGNDVTIGSEAIVVGVTLQNGVKVPDRAIITTQKQADALVRSPRLQI is encoded by the coding sequence ATGTTAAAAAATGCTAAAAGTAGGTTGAAGCTTTTCGTGTTCCTCGGTCTGATTGTTATTATTTTTACACTAAATACGATTGTTGTTAACGTTCATTCTCAGGGTTCGACCAGTTTATTTGAACCATTTAAAATCGTAGTTAATTCTAGCTTTATTAGTCCGTTAGATGAGTTTTTCGGTGATGTTTTAATTGGGCGAAAAGTTTTTATTGCTAGTAACACTATCATCCGAGCGGAACCCGACACTCGCATTTGTATTGGCGATCGGACTAATTTTCAAGACAATATTTTATTTCTAGTCCTCCGTAGAAATACGGCTCCTCCAAGTGCTTGTGCAGCAAAATCAAGTAGTACTGGCGAACGAGTGAGTATTGCTCATCAGGCAAATATTGAGAATTCACAAATTGGCAACTTCACCTTTATCGGTTTTCATACTCGCTTGCGCAACGTAGTGCTAGAAGACGGTGCTTTTATACTGCATGGTGCGATTCTGTCGAACGTGCGGATTGGCAAAAACCGTTTAGTACCAATTGGGGCAGTTATTACGACTCAAGCGCAGGCTGATGCTCTCCCGCTCAAAACGGAAGCTAATTCTAAGTTTCAAGAAGAAGTATTAGAAGTCAACGCCGAGTTTGCTGAAAACTACAGCCACCTATACGAAGAAGCAGGATTTGATGCCGTAACGGGTGTTAGTACAGCACCAAAAACATCTTGGAATCCGAAACCAGTCAAACCCACGATCGGTCAGAATGTGAAACTCGATGAGTTTGCTCGCATCGTTGGAGATGTCAGGCTTGGCAATAATAGCACCGTGGGACAGCGAACTTCAATTCGTGCTGATGAAGGCACGCCAATTATTATTGGAGAGAATGCCCAAATTGAGGATCGAGTCACGTTTCATGCGCTCAAAGGTACGAGCATCCATATTGGTAAAAACTTAGATACGAGCGATAACATCGTTTTTCACGGGCCTCTCGAAGTTGGCGATAATCTCACAATTGGAGATGATACTGTATTATTTCGTTCTAAAGTTGGTAATGACGTGACCATCGGCAGCGAGGCTATAGTGGTGGGCGTAACGCTGCAAAACGGCGTAAAAGTTCCCGATCGCGCTATTATTACCACCCAGAAGCAAGCAGATGCCTTAGTGCGATCGCCAAGGCTACAAATCTGA
- a CDS encoding alpha-D-glucose phosphate-specific phosphoglucomutase: protein MNILEVSTTPFTDQKPGTSGLRKAVKVFQQPHYLENFVQSIFDSLEGCQGQTLALGGDGRYYNTKAIQIILKMAAANGFSRIKVGHRGILSTPATSCIIRQYKTLGGIILSASHNPGGVDGDFGVKYNTGNGGPAPEKVTEAIYARSKTIDRYKILDAPDIDLDTLGESRLGEMTVEVIDSVQDYQKLMESLFDFDRIRQFLTSGKRICIDSMHAVTGPYARAIFEQSLGAPQGTVVNGTPLEDFGGGHPDPNLVYAHDLVEILFGDNAPDFGAASDGDGDRNMILGKHFFVTPSDSLAVLTANAKLVPGYASGLAGVARSMPTSQAADRVAAKLGIDCYETPTGWKFFGNLLDAGKATLCGEESFGTGSNHIREKDGLWAVLFWLNILAVRQQSVEHIVREHWQTYGRNYYSRHDYEGVDSDRANTLMEKLRSVAPTLKGKRYGQYEVEYGDDFSYTDPIDGSISSKQGVRIGFVDGSRIVFRLSGTGTQGATLRVYFESYEGDSSKQDLEVQQALAEPIAIAQEVAQIREYTGMSKPTVIT from the coding sequence ATGAATATCCTTGAAGTCTCCACTACTCCCTTTACCGACCAGAAGCCAGGTACTTCTGGTTTGCGAAAAGCGGTCAAAGTGTTTCAGCAACCCCACTATTTAGAAAACTTCGTCCAATCCATCTTCGATAGTCTCGAAGGTTGTCAGGGACAAACTTTAGCTTTGGGTGGTGACGGTCGTTACTACAACACAAAAGCGATCCAAATTATTTTGAAAATGGCTGCTGCGAATGGTTTTAGCCGAATTAAGGTCGGTCATCGCGGCATTCTCTCTACTCCTGCTACTTCCTGTATTATTCGCCAATACAAAACCCTGGGTGGAATTATTCTCTCTGCCAGCCACAACCCAGGTGGGGTAGATGGGGACTTTGGCGTAAAATACAACACTGGCAACGGTGGACCCGCACCGGAAAAGGTGACTGAGGCAATCTATGCCCGTAGTAAAACAATCGATCGCTACAAAATTCTGGATGCGCCAGATATCGATTTAGACACGTTAGGCGAGTCTCGGTTGGGCGAGATGACGGTTGAAGTTATCGACTCAGTTCAAGACTACCAAAAACTGATGGAGTCGCTATTTGATTTCGATCGCATTCGTCAATTTCTCACCTCTGGTAAACGCATCTGCATTGATTCCATGCACGCAGTCACGGGTCCCTATGCCCGGGCAATTTTCGAGCAAAGCTTGGGCGCACCGCAAGGTACGGTAGTCAACGGTACGCCTTTAGAAGATTTTGGCGGCGGACACCCAGACCCGAATTTAGTCTATGCCCACGATCTCGTAGAAATTCTGTTTGGAGATAATGCGCCTGACTTTGGTGCTGCTTCCGATGGAGATGGCGATCGCAATATGATCTTGGGCAAACATTTCTTCGTCACCCCTAGCGATAGTTTAGCAGTGCTGACAGCCAACGCTAAATTAGTCCCTGGTTATGCTTCAGGACTTGCTGGAGTTGCAAGATCTATGCCCACAAGTCAAGCGGCGGATCGCGTAGCGGCTAAATTGGGAATTGATTGTTACGAAACTCCGACGGGATGGAAGTTTTTCGGCAATCTCCTCGATGCAGGCAAAGCCACCCTGTGCGGGGAAGAAAGTTTTGGTACGGGTTCCAACCACATTCGCGAAAAAGATGGGCTGTGGGCGGTGTTATTTTGGTTGAATATCCTTGCCGTGCGCCAACAATCGGTAGAACACATCGTGCGCGAACACTGGCAGACATACGGACGCAATTATTACTCGCGCCACGACTATGAAGGAGTAGATAGCGATCGCGCCAACACCTTAATGGAAAAGCTGCGTTCTGTCGCCCCCACACTCAAAGGTAAGCGTTACGGACAATATGAAGTCGAATATGGAGACGATTTCAGCTACACCGACCCGATTGATGGTAGTATCAGCAGCAAACAAGGCGTGCGGATTGGTTTTGTTGACGGCTCTCGGATCGTCTTCCGCCTTTCCGGTACAGGAACCCAAGGAGCAACATTGCGGGTTTACTTTGAAAGCTATGAAGGTGACTCTAGCAAACAAGATCTAGAGGTACAACAAGCGCTAGCCGAACCAATTGCGATCGCCCAGGAAGTTGCTCAAATTCGCGAATATACTGGCATGTCGAAACCAACGGTGATTACTTAA
- a CDS encoding purine or other phosphorylase family 1, which produces MKFSQNTTISRLRWWQLPVLLSFVSQLPVSTTQAAPIQGECKANTDAVPRIALVSAFSGEADRFIDEMRLNDGQNKFDGCLNINGHRFSKGKLRGKNVVVVLTNISIVNATMVTQLTLDKFNVSKVIFSGIAGGVGGVGANDDDPNTPNETPIGSVTIPKRWGFPQETYFNNTAEIVPCAFSPGLQLNHVLQDPLEEAKTCNFLLGQASEPGQANPAGIFQPDAKNAFLRNTNVSSDRAPQFYFNQNNEQIIRQVPFPGASVNPETDQDLKFWFTVDETMFKTASQLEVKLLDCPQLDQAGNCATTPIDPPPQLIVGQNGVAGPTFVDNAQYRRFLATTLNFDEQGNRNAETDVLVVDMETTASAMVAYSNNVPFIAVRSVSDLAGGGEEAAATQIGTFFAIAAENQARVVFALLEKL; this is translated from the coding sequence ATGAAATTTAGCCAGAATACAACTATTAGCAGGTTGCGTTGGTGGCAACTGCCTGTTTTGCTCTCTTTTGTGTCTCAGTTACCTGTCAGCACCACTCAAGCCGCTCCGATTCAAGGGGAGTGTAAAGCTAATACTGATGCAGTTCCCAGAATTGCTCTCGTTTCGGCATTTTCTGGTGAGGCAGATCGATTTATTGATGAAATGCGTTTGAATGACGGTCAAAATAAATTCGATGGCTGTCTAAATATTAACGGACATCGCTTTAGTAAGGGAAAATTGCGCGGTAAGAATGTCGTTGTCGTGCTGACTAATATTAGTATTGTCAACGCTACAATGGTGACGCAATTGACGCTAGACAAATTTAACGTCTCGAAAGTAATTTTTAGCGGGATCGCAGGTGGAGTTGGTGGAGTTGGGGCAAACGATGACGACCCTAATACCCCGAACGAGACACCCATCGGTTCGGTAACGATCCCCAAACGTTGGGGTTTCCCTCAAGAAACGTATTTCAATAATACGGCGGAAATCGTACCGTGTGCGTTCTCACCTGGACTTCAGCTCAATCACGTCTTGCAAGACCCCTTAGAGGAAGCTAAGACTTGCAATTTTTTACTGGGACAAGCATCAGAACCAGGGCAAGCTAACCCAGCAGGAATCTTTCAACCAGATGCGAAGAATGCTTTTTTACGCAATACAAATGTCAGTTCCGATCGCGCACCGCAATTTTATTTCAACCAAAACAACGAACAAATCATCCGTCAAGTTCCATTCCCAGGTGCGTCTGTTAACCCAGAGACAGATCAGGACTTAAAATTTTGGTTTACGGTTGATGAGACAATGTTTAAAACAGCAAGTCAGTTGGAAGTTAAGTTATTGGACTGTCCCCAACTCGACCAGGCGGGAAATTGCGCTACTACGCCGATCGATCCACCACCTCAACTGATCGTCGGTCAAAATGGGGTCGCCGGACCTACGTTTGTCGATAACGCCCAATATCGGAGATTTCTAGCGACAACTCTCAATTTTGACGAACAAGGCAACCGTAACGCTGAAACGGATGTATTAGTTGTCGATATGGAAACCACTGCATCAGCAATGGTAGCCTATTCTAATAACGTCCCTTTTATTGCTGTCAGAAGCGTTTCCGATTTAGCGGGTGGTGGCGAAGAGGCAGCAGCAACCCAAATCGGCACATTTTTTGCGATCGCGGCGGAAAATCAAGCACGGGTTGTATTTGCTCTCCTCGAAAAGCTGTGA
- a CDS encoding HEAT repeat domain-containing protein, with translation MNLQTANLLEQAQLAHAASNWALLLQCLQQLISEFGIRNAEFGTPFSPSASSALFSPTPDSSVRAHSSAPLPSPLTWAIDILTWGDFHQRWDVAKLLPKFGREAIASLLEILADEDADEELRWFAVRSLGTFDDPEAIAALVELLQTSANPEEQGIAAAALAEIGSNAVSAITKLLERENTRALATRSLAYIRTKETIEPLLSVVRDSDVEIRAIAIEALSSFHDPKIPPVLIEALSDLGAKVRKEAVTGLSFRPDLREELNLVDLLLLRLHDFSIDVCLAAANGLGRLGTDRAATGLFRVLQSPHTPSALQIEIVLALGRIATSASLEYLRQVFEQITSIAIWQETINALGRVEQLSLKPQAVEILLELLRTNRLAVQHAKLKQAIALSLGQLGEMQAIPSLIQLLADSDLAVKLHAIAALKQLNSTAAYQQLTQLAADANISPQLQQGVAIALREWDLNSSF, from the coding sequence GTGAATTTACAAACTGCTAATTTGTTAGAACAGGCACAACTCGCCCACGCTGCTTCTAACTGGGCGTTGCTACTCCAATGCCTTCAGCAACTCATCTCAGAATTCGGAATTCGGAATGCGGAATTCGGAACTCCATTTTCTCCCTCAGCTTCCTCAGCTCTCTTCTCGCCGACTCCCGACTCCTCTGTACGGGCGCACAGCAGTGCGCCCCTACCGTCTCCCCTCACATGGGCAATCGATATTTTGACGTGGGGAGATTTTCATCAACGGTGGGATGTGGCAAAGTTACTGCCTAAATTCGGACGAGAGGCGATCGCATCTTTATTGGAGATTTTGGCAGATGAAGATGCGGATGAAGAATTGCGCTGGTTTGCCGTGCGGAGTTTGGGGACTTTTGACGATCCAGAAGCGATCGCCGCTTTGGTAGAGTTGTTGCAAACATCAGCAAATCCAGAAGAACAGGGAATAGCAGCCGCAGCTTTGGCAGAAATTGGCTCGAATGCTGTATCTGCAATTACAAAGTTGTTAGAGCGAGAGAATACCAGAGCGCTAGCTACGCGATCGCTTGCCTATATTCGTACTAAAGAAACAATCGAGCCTCTACTCAGCGTTGTTCGAGACTCAGATGTGGAAATTAGAGCGATCGCGATCGAAGCTTTGAGTAGCTTTCACGATCCTAAAATTCCGCCCGTTTTAATTGAAGCTTTAAGCGATTTGGGGGCAAAAGTGAGAAAAGAAGCCGTTACTGGCTTGAGTTTTCGCCCCGATTTACGTGAAGAATTGAATTTAGTCGATCTCTTGCTGCTGAGATTGCATGACTTCAGCATAGATGTTTGTCTAGCTGCTGCAAACGGTTTGGGTAGATTGGGAACGGATCGAGCTGCAACAGGTTTGTTCCGAGTCTTGCAGTCTCCCCATACGCCGAGCGCTTTACAGATAGAAATTGTCTTAGCTCTGGGCAGAATTGCAACCTCAGCTAGTCTGGAATATTTACGGCAAGTTTTCGAGCAAATAACTTCAATCGCAATTTGGCAAGAAACAATTAATGCTTTAGGACGAGTCGAACAGTTAAGTTTAAAGCCACAAGCAGTAGAGATTTTACTCGAATTGCTGCGTACCAATCGCTTAGCAGTACAACACGCCAAACTCAAGCAAGCGATCGCTTTGTCTTTAGGTCAATTGGGTGAAATGCAAGCAATTCCATCGCTCATTCAATTACTAGCAGACTCAGATCTTGCCGTCAAATTGCACGCGATCGCTGCTCTCAAACAGTTAAATTCTACTGCTGCCTATCAGCAGTTAACTCAACTTGCTGCTGATGCTAACATTTCACCGCAACTACAACAGGGAGTGGCGATCGCTTTGCGAGAATGGGATCTTAATTCTTCTTTTTAA